One Anaerobacillus alkaliphilus DNA window includes the following coding sequences:
- a CDS encoding inositol monophosphatase family protein translates to MLNYEMIFENAKNWTKEAGENLRESLKQAIEVEFKTSASDLVTKKDREIEQLFAQKINEIYPSHMILGEEGTVASQDYVFAESEVWVIDPIDGTTNFVNQKMNFAISVAFYDKGQPVIGIIYDPIKDELFSALKGHGAYLNDERIESLKACKLQEALISVNSLWTIPNEKIEEKKLFPIVENARGIRYIGSAALEIAWIAVGRLDAYIDFRLSPWDIGAGIVILRELGGEATTLEGHEIDMTNTSTTLFSRPGLSAEIRSYLA, encoded by the coding sequence ATGTTGAATTATGAAATGATATTTGAAAATGCTAAGAACTGGACAAAAGAAGCAGGTGAAAACTTACGAGAAAGCTTAAAACAAGCAATTGAAGTAGAATTTAAAACCTCGGCATCTGATCTTGTTACAAAAAAAGACCGTGAAATAGAGCAGCTCTTCGCTCAAAAAATTAATGAGATATATCCGAGTCACATGATATTAGGGGAAGAGGGAACTGTTGCAAGTCAAGATTATGTATTTGCAGAGTCGGAAGTTTGGGTAATTGACCCTATTGATGGAACAACAAACTTTGTAAATCAAAAAATGAATTTTGCCATTTCTGTTGCGTTTTATGATAAAGGACAACCAGTGATAGGAATTATTTATGATCCAATTAAGGATGAGCTTTTTTCAGCATTAAAAGGTCATGGAGCTTATCTAAATGATGAAAGAATTGAGTCTCTAAAAGCTTGTAAACTTCAAGAGGCGTTAATTAGTGTGAATAGTCTTTGGACAATTCCTAATGAAAAAATTGAAGAGAAAAAGTTATTTCCAATTGTAGAAAATGCACGTGGGATACGTTACATTGGTTCTGCTGCTTTAGAAATTGCCTGGATTGCTGTTGGCAGGCTAGATGCTTATATAGACTTCCGCTTATCTCCATGGGACATAGGGGCAGGAATTGTCATCTTAAGAGAGCTAGGGGGAGAAGCCACTACATTAGAAGGTCATGAAATAGATATGACAAACACTTCTACTACATTATTTTCTCGCCCAGGATTAAGTGCAGAAATTAGAAGTTACTTAGCATAA
- the minD gene encoding septum site-determining protein MinD — MGEAIVITSGKGGVGKTTTSANIGTALALSGKRVCLVDTDIGLRNLDVVMGLENRIIYDIVDVVEERCKLHQALIKDKRFECLMLLPAAQTKDKLAVNPEQMKMIVKELKEDYDYVIIDCPAGIEQGFKNAVAGADKAIVVTTPETSAVRDADRIIGLLEQEENIDPPKLVVNRIRSHMMKNGDMLDVDEIVSILAIELIGIVADDDDVIKASNKGEPIAFQPTSRASIAYRNIARRILGESVPLMSLDQDKGMLSKMKKFFGMRA; from the coding sequence ATGGGAGAGGCGATTGTAATTACTTCTGGGAAAGGCGGAGTTGGAAAAACAACTACATCTGCAAATATTGGTACTGCCCTTGCGCTTTCGGGGAAGAGAGTCTGTTTAGTTGATACTGACATTGGTCTTCGTAATCTTGATGTGGTTATGGGATTAGAAAACCGAATTATTTATGATATTGTTGATGTTGTAGAAGAGCGTTGCAAACTGCATCAAGCTCTTATTAAGGACAAGCGCTTTGAGTGTTTAATGCTCTTGCCAGCAGCACAAACAAAAGATAAATTAGCAGTAAATCCAGAGCAAATGAAAATGATTGTAAAGGAATTAAAAGAGGACTACGACTATGTTATCATCGATTGCCCAGCAGGGATTGAACAAGGCTTTAAAAATGCTGTTGCTGGAGCTGATAAAGCGATTGTAGTTACTACACCAGAAACCTCTGCTGTTCGTGATGCTGATCGAATTATTGGCCTACTAGAGCAAGAAGAAAATATAGATCCACCAAAACTAGTAGTGAACCGAATTCGCAGTCATATGATGAAAAATGGTGACATGTTAGATGTAGATGAGATTGTTTCAATTTTAGCAATTGAGCTTATAGGGATTGTAGCTGATGACGATGATGTTATTAAAGCATCGAACAAAGGTGAACCGATTGCTTTTCAACCAACGAGTCGAGCGTCTATTGCTTATCGAAACATAGCTAGACGTATATTAGGAGAATCCGTTCCACTTATGTCCTTAGATCAGGACAAAGGAATGCTTTCAAAAATGAAAAAGTTCTTTGGGATGAGAGCTTAA
- the minC gene encoding septum site-determining protein MinC: protein MVKTNYVTIRGTKEGLILILDDECSFSELVSELEEKLSSNYPQISEGPAVNVKVSVGHRYLSDEHKQKLTAVISGQKSFVITQIESNVMTKEEAELIRKEAQTTTLVKVVRSGQVLTFTGNILLIGDVNPGGTVLATGNIYILGVLRGIAHAGIDGDKEAIISASKMEPSQLRIADIVSRAPDTKDDDTHEMEFAYVGSDHQIAIEKIQHLGKIRPGITNITT, encoded by the coding sequence ATGGTAAAAACAAACTACGTAACGATAAGAGGAACCAAAGAAGGCCTAATCTTAATTTTAGACGACGAATGTTCGTTTTCTGAACTAGTTAGTGAGCTCGAAGAAAAGCTTTCCTCAAATTACCCACAAATATCAGAAGGACCTGCAGTAAATGTTAAGGTTTCAGTAGGTCATCGGTATTTATCAGATGAACACAAACAAAAGTTAACAGCGGTTATTAGTGGACAAAAAAGTTTTGTTATTACCCAAATTGAATCAAATGTAATGACAAAAGAAGAGGCAGAACTTATCCGAAAAGAAGCACAAACGACGACACTCGTAAAAGTGGTTCGCTCGGGACAAGTATTGACGTTTACTGGAAATATATTACTTATAGGTGATGTGAACCCTGGTGGAACGGTACTGGCTACCGGGAACATATATATTCTAGGTGTCTTACGTGGAATTGCCCATGCAGGTATTGATGGAGATAAAGAAGCGATCATCTCAGCTTCAAAAATGGAGCCTTCACAATTACGGATTGCAGATATTGTTAGCCGTGCTCCGGATACAAAAGATGACGACACCCACGAGATGGAATTCGCCTATGTAGGTTCAGATCATCAAATAGCTATTGAAAAAATACAACACCTAGGGAAGATACGTCCCGGGATTACAAACATAACAACGTAG
- the mreD gene encoding rod shape-determining protein MreD, whose translation MQRFLLPFIIFLLFIIEGTIMQIITPERFGSDYIIIPRFAFVVVIIVAIFFGRTTGTVYALVLGLLQDVIYTHVLGVYMFSMAFITYLLGFSFKVFQKNLFLLIITAVFGTILLDYLVYGIYSMIGITTILHNLFFYERLMPSLIVNTVFLIIFSFPLRKLLIFLQNKDDIEEKIHKRKRDFRWQR comes from the coding sequence ATGCAACGTTTTCTTCTTCCTTTTATTATTTTTCTTCTGTTTATCATTGAAGGAACGATTATGCAAATTATAACCCCTGAAAGATTTGGGTCAGACTATATTATCATTCCTCGTTTTGCTTTTGTAGTAGTCATTATTGTTGCTATATTTTTTGGGAGAACGACAGGTACCGTATATGCTTTGGTCCTGGGTTTGCTTCAAGATGTCATATACACGCATGTATTAGGTGTTTATATGTTTAGTATGGCTTTCATTACATATTTACTCGGTTTTTCTTTTAAAGTTTTCCAAAAAAATCTGTTTCTATTAATCATTACAGCTGTTTTTGGGACGATCCTTTTAGATTACCTAGTATATGGAATATACTCTATGATTGGTATTACAACAATTCTTCATAATCTATTTTTTTATGAGCGTTTGATGCCAAGTCTGATCGTAAATACTGTCTTTTTAATAATTTTTTCCTTTCCATTACGAAAGTTATTAATTTTCTTACAAAATAAAGACGATATTGAAGAAAAAATCCATAAAAGAAAAAGGGATTTCAGGTGGCAACGTTGA